One Staphylococcus simiae genomic region harbors:
- the rimP gene encoding ribosome maturation factor RimP encodes MSKITEQVETIIQPIMDELNYELVDIEYVKEGKDHFLRISIDKDGGVDLNDCTLASERISEAMDANDPIPEMYYLDVASPGAERPIKKEQDFYNAVNQPIFVSLYLPIEGSKEWLGVLKSVDNDYIVVQVKIKSRTKDIEIPRDKIAKVRHAVML; translated from the coding sequence ATGAGTAAAATAACTGAACAAGTTGAAACAATTATTCAACCAATAATGGACGAATTAAACTATGAACTTGTAGATATTGAATATGTGAAAGAAGGTAAAGATCATTTTTTACGTATTTCAATTGATAAAGATGGTGGCGTTGATTTAAATGACTGTACATTAGCTTCTGAACGTATAAGTGAAGCTATGGATGCCAATGATCCTATTCCGGAAATGTACTATTTAGATGTAGCATCACCTGGTGCCGAACGACCAATAAAAAAAGAACAAGACTTTTATAATGCCGTTAATCAACCTATATTCGTCTCATTGTATTTACCTATCGAAGGTAGCAAAGAATGGTTGGGTGTTCTAAAATCTGTCGATAACGATTATATCGTTGTACAGGTGAAGATTAAATCAAGAACTAAAGATATAGAGATACCACGAGATAAAATTGCAAAAGTACGTCACGCAGTTATGCTTTAA